A single window of Hylaeus volcanicus isolate JK05 chromosome 8, UHH_iyHylVolc1.0_haploid, whole genome shotgun sequence DNA harbors:
- the LOC128880683 gene encoding ATP-binding cassette sub-family F member 1 — MFDVGNAGLQWLMVKQAKGLMAPRVCIFAFSYQALPRTRDQVWKSEVGRPSISITPFTMSSDKKLSDVTKKISEMDTEETGKKLTHKEKKKLKKQQEYEKTMEMLTKTGGQGHSELESNFTVSQSQTQQRTNQQLEHAVDIKVENFSIAAKGKELFTNASLLIAQGRRYGLVGPNGHGKTTLLRHIAKRAFAIPSSIDVLYCEQEVIADDTPAVQVVLDADVKCKELMTECKRLEELVEQGDTSIQSRLQEVYEELKIIGADSAEPRARRILAGLGFSRAMQDRATKNFSGGWRMRVSLARALFLEPTLLLLDEPTNHLDLNAVIWLDNYLQAWKKTLLIVSHDQSFLDNVCTDIIHLDQQKLFYYKGNYSMFKKMYEQKRKEMIKAYEKQEKRLKDLKASGQSKKQAEKKQKEALTRKQEKNRTKMQKQDDDTTPTELLQKPREYIVKFSFPDPPPLQPPILGLYNVNFSYQGQKPLFINVDFGIDLSSRIAIVGPNGVGKSTFLKLLTGDLQPVKGELIKNHRLRIGKFDQHSGEHLTAEETPSEYLMRLFDLPYEKARKQLGTFGLSSHAHTIKMKDLSGGQKARVALAELCLNAPDVVILDEPTNNLDIESIDALADAINEYKGGVIIVSHDERLIRDTECCLYVIENQQINEIDGDFDDYRKELLESLGEVINNPSIAANAAVLQ; from the exons ATGTTCGACGTGGGTAATGCAGGTCTACAGTGGCTAATGGTAAAGCAGGCTAAAGGTTTGATGGCGCCACGTGTTTGCATTTTTGCCTTTAGCTATCAGGCATTGCCGAGAACTCGAGATCAAGTGTGGAAAAGTGAGGTTGGGAGACCATCTATCAGTATCACACCTTTCACTATGTCATCCGATAAAAAACTGTCGGATGTTACGAAAAAGATATCCGAAATGGACACGGAGGAAACTGGGAAAAAGTTGACAcacaaagaaaagaagaaattaaaaaaacagcAGGAATATGAGAAAACAATGGAAATGTTGACCAAGACCGGTGGTCAGGGTCACAGCGAACTGGAATCCAACTTTACCGTGTCTCAATCTCAAACCCAGCAACGCACCAACCAACAATTAGAACATGCTGTTGATATCAAAGTGGAAAACTTTAGTATCGCTGCCAAAGGAAAGGAGTTGTTCACTAATGCTAGTTTACTAATCGCACAAGGCAGACGTTACGGTTTGGTAGGGCCAAACGG acACGGCAAGACCACTTTATTGCGTCACATTGCCAAAAGAGCGTTTGCTATTCCATCCAGCATCGATGTTTTGTACTGTGAGCAAGAAGTTATCGCAGATGATACTCCAGCTGTACAAGTAGTACTCGATGCAGACGTCAAATGTAAAGAATTAATGACGGAATGCAAACGCTTGGAAGAATTAGTGGAACAAGGAGATACTTCTATTCAAAGTAGATTGCAAGAG GTTTACGAAGAACTGAAAATAATCGGAGCAGATTCCGCGGAACCGCGGGCTAGGAGAATTCTTGCTGGTTTAGGATTTAGTCGTGCCATGCAAGATCGTGCGACAAAGAATTTTTCCGGTGGTTGGCGTATGCGTGTTTCTCTTGCAAGAGCTCTCTTCTTAGAACCTACTTTACTATTGCTCGACGAACCAACGAATCATTTAGATTTGAATGCTGTCATTTGGTTGGACAATTATCTACAAGCATGGAAAAAGAcgttattaattgtttctcATGACCAAAGTTTTTTGGATAACGTGTGCACAGACATAATTCATTTGGATCAGcagaaactattttattacaaaggAAACTACAGTATGTTCAAAAAGATGTACGAACAAAAgcgaaaagaaatgataaaagcGTACGAGAAACAAGAAAAGCGACTCAAGGACCTCAAAGCCTCTGGTCAAAGTAAAAAACAAGctgaaaagaaacagaaagaaGCTTTAACGAGGaagcaagaaaaaaatcgaacaaaaatgcaaaaacaaGACGACGACACGACGCCTACGGAATTGTTACAGAAACCTAGAGAATATATAGTGAAATTTAGTTTTCCCGATCCACCTCCCTTGCAACCACCCATTCTTGGTCTTTACA atgtCAACTTTTCGTACCAAGGACAAAAGCCGTTATTTATCAACGTTGATTTTGGAATAGATTTAAGTTCTAGAATAGCTATAGTAGGACCTAACGGTGTCGGTAAAtccacatttttaaaattattaaccgGTGATTTGCAACCAGTGAAAGGAGAATTAATAAAGAATCATCGACTG AGGATAGGTAAGTTCGACCAGCACTCTGGCGAACATCTAACCGCTGAAGAAACGCCGTCGGAATATTTAATGCGTTTGTTCGATCTTCCGTATGAGAAAGCTAGGAAACAATTAGGAACATTTGGACTCAGCTCCCACGCTcatacaattaaaatgaaagatttatcGGGAGGTCAAAAAGCGCGAGTCGCTTTAGCAGAATTATGTTTGAATGCACCCGACGTTGTAATTTTAGACGAACCGACCAACAATTTGGATATAGAATCTATCGATGCTCTGGCCGATGctattaacgaatataaagGAGGAGTTATTATTGTTTCTCACGACGAACGTCTAATCAGAGACACGGAATGTTGTTTATACGTTATCGAAAATCAACAgattaatgaaattgatgGAGACTTCGACGATTACAGGAAAGAACTGTTGGAAAGTCTAGGAGAAGTTATTAACAATCCGAGTATAGCCGCAAATGCTGCTGTTCTACAATAA